In Flammeovirgaceae bacterium 311, one DNA window encodes the following:
- a CDS encoding TonB-dependent receptor plug (COG1629 Outer membrane receptor proteins, mostly Fe transport) — translation MKNRLLLIVCLFATATLQLKAQGIRNIRISDEANGKMLTAFLQEIEKEHKLDFIFNDADIAPLVVSGITDGMFLNSYLEVLLGQYDLQLVRARTNVFFILNKAQKTQFEQKNQSYLILTKQQSKEQLLRGVLKDAESREPVIGARVVIPKTGAGVLTDVNGSFQLTTPAGVQELEISYVGYETASYLVGFSPLIETSTLSISLQAAETELEGVTITAEREDNNIQSVVPGIQRMGIEAIKQLPTFLGEVDPVKSMTTLPGVSTVGELSSGFNVRGGETGQNLILQDGAVIYNPTHLFGFFSAFNPDIVNDVALYKGGGPAAFGGRVSSVLDVKLRNGDAGRHTIKGGVGLVSSRLGLEGPIIKNKASYIIGGRASHSNWLLKATDNIQLQNSSASFYDVTAKTFFRLNENNYLSFTAYKSNDSFRFASDTTFSWGTTNASLRWDHTFRDNLFSGLTLAFSDYHSSVADDNEIDAHTYKNGIKNIRLHYDIGNKTREWLQYNFGLEVNGTLLEPGELKPDLEGGNVFAVDLNDQTVLETAVYWQGDFNLSQKWALSAGLRYSHFLRLGQDQIYIFDYNNIRGRYPAITDSIHYGSGELITDYGGFEPRLSVRYLLNSSTSIKSSYYRTYQYLHLISNTTSATPQDYWVASGPYLEPAISDQVSLGVFKNLLENSYEFSVEGFYRKMTNAVDYIEGADITLNKALEAGLVSGEGRAYGVELLARKNSGRFEGWVAYTYSRSLRRFSANENGLQKINGGDYYPTQFDQPHNLSVILNYKLGARATFSSNFSYSTGRPITIPVSKFSYDAYLAVLNYSERHEYRIPDYHRLDLSLTIEGKARKSTRFRGDWVFSVYNVYSRDNVYSIFFTKWGNARKLSILGSAFPSVNYNFRF, via the coding sequence ATGAAAAACCGCCTTTTATTAATAGTTTGTTTGTTTGCCACCGCTACGCTCCAATTAAAAGCGCAGGGAATCAGGAACATCAGGATAAGTGATGAAGCGAATGGCAAAATGCTGACTGCCTTTTTGCAGGAGATAGAAAAGGAACATAAGCTGGATTTTATTTTCAATGATGCAGATATTGCCCCGCTTGTAGTTTCAGGAATAACAGATGGAATGTTTTTGAACAGTTATCTGGAGGTGCTTTTGGGCCAGTATGATCTTCAGCTGGTGAGAGCCCGTACCAATGTCTTTTTCATTCTTAACAAAGCTCAGAAAACACAATTCGAGCAGAAGAATCAAAGTTATTTAATACTCACCAAACAACAATCTAAAGAACAGCTCCTCAGGGGAGTGCTGAAAGATGCCGAAAGCAGGGAGCCTGTTATTGGGGCCCGTGTTGTGATTCCAAAAACAGGGGCAGGTGTTTTAACAGATGTAAATGGTAGTTTTCAGCTAACTACCCCAGCAGGGGTGCAGGAGCTTGAAATTAGCTATGTTGGTTATGAAACAGCCTCTTATTTAGTAGGATTTAGTCCTTTGATAGAAACAAGTACGCTTAGCATTAGCCTGCAAGCTGCTGAAACAGAGCTGGAGGGTGTAACCATCACGGCAGAAAGAGAAGATAATAACATACAGAGCGTGGTGCCCGGCATTCAAAGAATGGGCATAGAAGCCATTAAACAATTACCTACTTTTTTGGGAGAAGTAGATCCAGTAAAAAGTATGACAACGCTTCCGGGTGTAAGCACGGTTGGCGAGCTTTCTTCCGGCTTTAACGTACGTGGCGGCGAAACAGGGCAGAATCTGATCCTGCAGGATGGTGCCGTTATCTATAATCCAACCCACCTTTTCGGCTTTTTCTCAGCCTTCAATCCTGATATTGTAAATGATGTGGCCCTGTACAAAGGTGGGGGCCCGGCAGCCTTTGGGGGGCGCGTATCCTCTGTTCTGGATGTAAAGCTTAGAAATGGCGATGCTGGCAGGCATACCATAAAGGGAGGAGTGGGCCTGGTTTCCAGCAGACTTGGGCTGGAAGGACCCATCATCAAAAATAAAGCTTCCTATATAATAGGAGGCAGGGCTTCTCACAGCAACTGGCTTTTAAAAGCAACTGATAATATACAGCTGCAAAACAGCTCTGCCAGTTTTTATGATGTTACAGCCAAAACATTTTTCCGCCTCAACGAAAATAATTACCTGAGCTTTACCGCTTACAAAAGCAACGACAGCTTTCGTTTTGCCTCCGACACAACCTTTAGCTGGGGCACAACAAACGCCTCTCTCAGGTGGGACCATACCTTCAGAGATAATCTTTTCAGTGGATTAACCCTTGCTTTCAGTGATTACCATAGCAGTGTTGCCGATGATAATGAAATAGATGCTCATACTTATAAGAATGGAATAAAAAATATCAGACTGCATTACGATATAGGGAATAAAACCCGTGAATGGCTGCAATACAACTTTGGCCTGGAAGTAAATGGTACCCTGCTGGAACCGGGAGAGCTAAAGCCTGATCTGGAGGGGGGGAATGTATTTGCGGTAGATCTGAATGACCAGACTGTACTGGAAACTGCTGTTTACTGGCAGGGCGATTTTAACCTGTCACAGAAGTGGGCATTATCTGCGGGGCTCAGATACTCCCATTTTTTAAGGCTGGGACAGGACCAGATTTATATTTTTGATTACAACAACATCAGGGGCCGGTATCCGGCAATTACAGATAGCATACATTATGGCAGTGGAGAGCTTATCACTGACTATGGTGGTTTTGAGCCCCGGCTTTCTGTACGGTACCTGCTCAATAGCAGTACTTCCATAAAATCAAGCTATTACCGCACCTATCAGTACCTGCACCTCATATCGAACACAACCTCTGCCACCCCGCAGGATTACTGGGTGGCCAGCGGCCCTTACCTGGAGCCGGCAATTAGCGACCAGGTGTCGCTGGGGGTTTTCAAAAACCTGCTTGAAAACAGCTATGAGTTTTCAGTAGAAGGCTTCTACCGGAAAATGACCAATGCAGTAGACTATATTGAGGGTGCTGATATAACATTGAACAAGGCACTGGAAGCAGGGTTGGTGAGCGGAGAAGGGCGCGCTTATGGTGTGGAATTACTGGCCCGTAAAAACAGTGGCAGGTTTGAAGGCTGGGTAGCCTACACCTATTCCAGAAGTTTAAGGAGATTTTCCGCCAATGAAAACGGATTACAGAAAATAAATGGTGGCGACTATTATCCCACCCAGTTTGATCAGCCACACAACCTGTCAGTTATTCTAAACTATAAACTAGGGGCCAGGGCAACATTCTCGAGCAACTTTAGCTATAGCACGGGCAGACCCATTACAATCCCTGTTTCTAAATTCAGTTATGATGCCTACTTAGCTGTATTAAATTATTCTGAAAGACACGAATACAGAATTCCTGATTACCACCGCCTGGATCTTTCCCTGACCATAGAGGGAAAGGCCCGGAAAAGCACCCGCTTTAGAGGAGACTGGGTATTTTCGGTGTACAATGTTTACAGCAGAGACAATGTCTACTCAATTTTCTTCACTAAATGGGGTAACGCCAGAAAGCTCTCCATTCTGGGGAGTGCTTTTCCTTCTGTTAACTATAACTTCAGATTCTAA